Proteins encoded by one window of Mariniplasma anaerobium:
- a CDS encoding G protein-coupled receptor family protein yields MSLTKKFKYIILTIAFLFLTILGTVTYTWFVLINRTDSFVATAAKIDISYSIYLDGIMLEPDEFSIDTGTSTMTKTGIYSINVTDFEADDYIDNLRVDIHVNSTVDTYLRVSIIDALTLSTIDFEGNKGEVSIVDQPINYAFSREWDVNGTLYDDLFDAETALGGITINDTVTKIDHWFDNKLNDGYYYFPQVIEREMDSSPETISFIEEYDGDEFDTKSFGYTLQFAILVEAVQAGNMAPVYNWGLADTPWGGSW; encoded by the coding sequence ATGAGTCTAACAAAAAAGTTTAAGTACATAATTTTGACTATAGCTTTTTTGTTTTTGACTATATTAGGTACTGTAACATATACTTGGTTTGTTTTAATTAATAGAACAGATTCATTTGTTGCGACTGCAGCAAAAATCGATATTTCTTATTCAATTTATTTAGATGGTATCATGTTAGAACCAGATGAATTTAGTATTGACACTGGAACTTCAACAATGACCAAAACTGGAATTTATTCAATTAATGTTACAGATTTTGAAGCTGATGATTATATTGATAATCTTAGAGTTGATATACATGTTAATAGCACTGTAGACACATATTTAAGAGTTTCTATCATTGATGCACTTACTTTGAGTACTATAGATTTTGAAGGCAATAAAGGAGAAGTATCCATTGTGGACCAACCTATCAATTATGCTTTTTCAAGAGAATGGGATGTCAATGGAACTTTATATGATGATCTTTTTGATGCAGAAACTGCACTTGGTGGTATTACAATAAATGATACTGTTACTAAGATTGATCATTGGTTTGATAATAAATTAAATGACGGATATTATTACTTTCCACAAGTCATTGAACGTGAAATGGATTCTTCACCAGAAACCATATCTTTTATAGAAGAATATGATGGAGATGAATTTGATACAAAATCTTTTGGTTATACATTACAGTTTGCTATATTAGTTGAGGCTGTTCAAGCTGGAAACATGGCTCCTGTCTATAATTGGGGTCTTGCAGATACTCCATGGGGAGGTAGTTGGTAA
- a CDS encoding S26 family signal peptidase yields MKKTLTGVFTALAILIFVSSIFLMISGTIALRRNEPVFIFSKALAVVPTDSMVGTQEDSLDINDMVLIRKASIDEVELNDVIVFQGKNNSGAPILVIHRVIGFDAEGIITKGDNNASQDQPQYQDYVTEENFEGIYQSKITFLKPVASLMTSSKGLIFGGLAVVLTIMLISEIIHLVNTYQEDKQLALKEAHEKELEALKEQKKKEILEEILKERQNT; encoded by the coding sequence ATGAAAAAGACGCTTACAGGGGTTTTCACGGCACTTGCCATCTTAATATTCGTATCATCAATATTCTTGATGATATCAGGAACAATTGCACTTAGAAGAAATGAACCTGTATTTATATTTTCAAAAGCTCTAGCTGTTGTACCAACAGATTCAATGGTTGGGACACAAGAAGATTCATTAGATATCAATGATATGGTTTTAATAAGAAAAGCTAGTATAGATGAAGTTGAATTAAACGACGTGATTGTCTTTCAAGGGAAAAACAATTCAGGTGCACCCATACTAGTTATTCATAGGGTTATTGGATTTGATGCAGAAGGTATCATTACAAAAGGTGATAACAATGCTTCACAAGATCAACCACAGTATCAAGACTACGTTACTGAAGAAAATTTCGAAGGTATCTATCAATCAAAAATAACATTCTTAAAGCCAGTTGCATCATTAATGACATCATCTAAAGGTTTAATATTTGGCGGCTTAGCAGTGGTTTTAACAATTATGTTAATCTCTGAAATCATTCATTTAGTTAACACATATCAAGAAGATAAACAATTAGCTTTAAAAGAAGCACATGAAAAAGAATTAGAAGCATTAAAAGAACAAAAGAAAAAAGAAATACTAGAAGAAATATTAAAAGAACGACAAAATACATAG